From Pseudomonas hormoni:
CTCAAGGCTCCCAACGGCTAGTTGACATCGTTTACGGCGTGGACTACCAGGGTATCTAATCCTGTTTGCTCCCCACGCTTTCGCACCTCAGTGTCAGTATCAGTCCAGGTGGTCGCCTTCGCCACTGGTGTTCCTTCCTATATCTACGCATTTCACCGCTACACAGGAAATTCCACCACCCTCTACCATACTCTAGCTTGTCAGTTTTGAATGCAGTTCCCAGGTTGAGCCCGGGGATTTCACATCCAACTTAACAAACCACCTACGCGCGCTTTACGCCCAGTAATTCCGATTAACGCTTGCACCCTCTGTATTACCGCGGCTGCTGGCACAGAGTTAGCCGGTGCTTATTCTGTCGGTAACGTCAAAACAGCAAAGTATTAATTTACTGCCCTTCCTCCCAACTTAAAGTGCTTTACAATCCGAAGACCTTCTTCACACACGCGGCATGGCTGGATCAGGCTTTCGCCCATTGTCCAATATTCCCCACTGCTGCCTCCCGTAGGAGTCTGGACCGTGTCTCAGTTCCAGTGTGACTGATCATCCTCTCAGACCAGTTACGGATCGTCGCCTTGGTGAGCCATTACCTCACCAACTAGCTAATCCGACCTAGGCTCATCTGATAGCGCAAGGCCCGAAGGTCCCCTGCTTTCTCCCGTAGGACGTATGCGGTATTAGCGTCCGTTTCCGAGCGTTATCCCCCACTACCAGGCAGATTCCTAGGCATTACTCACCCGTCCGCCGCTCTCAAGAGAAGCAAGCTTCTCTCTACCGCTCGACTTGCATGTGTTAGGCCTGCCGCCAGCGTTCAATCTGAGCCATGATCAAACTCTTCAGTTCAAACATCTTTGGGTTTTTAAGAAACCCTAAACTTGGCTCAGCAATCGTTGGTTACATCTTTGATTTCTCGCGGAGTAACTTGTGATGCTGATAATCTTGTTGACTATCAGTCTGACTCCACAAGCACCCACACGAATTGCTTGATTCAGTTGTTAAAGAGCGGTTGGTTAAGATCTTTCGTCTCAACCGAGGCGCGCATTCTACAGCGTCCTCTGTATCTGTCAAGCGGTTATTTTCAGAAGTTTTCAAAGTTTCCTTTGCAACTTCAACCACTTGCGCTTCCGATCTCTCGTTAGCGGGAGGCGAATTCTACAGCGTTGTTCGCTGCTGTCAACACCTCTTTTTCTCCGCTTTCGACCGAGACGATCGAACCGTCAAAAGAGCCCAACAACACCGCTCTTTCAACTCCTTCCAGGCCTCGATGAACTGAAGCAACTCGCTGTCGAAAACTGCGTAACTCTTTGTTTACCAAGGAGTTTTCCGTTTCGACTGCGCCGGAAGTGGGGCGAATTATAGACTTCCAGAATCTGCCGTCAACCCTTAACTTCAGCTTTATTCGGTTTTAAGCGAAATACGCGCAAACGCCTTCTTTCCAGCCTGGCAAACATGGGTCGCGCCCAGTGCGTATATAAAGGTGCGATCGACAACCTCACCATCTATACGAACACCGCCAGAATTCAGGAGATCACGCGCCACCGCCGAGTTCTTCACGAGACCGGCCTTATTAAGGACGGCAGCGATCGGCATATCTTCGGTAGCGGTCAATTCGATTTCCGGCAAATCATCCGGCAGCTCGCCATCCTTCATGCGGTTACCCGCGGCACGGTGAGCATTGGCTGCAGCCTCTTCACCATGGAAGCGTGCAACGATCTCTTCGGCCAGCTTGATCTTGATGTCACGCGGATTGGCACCTGCCTCGACATCAGCACGGAATGCATTGATCTCGTCCATGGAGCGGAAGCTGAGCAATTCGAAGTAACGCCACATCAGCGCATCCGGAATGGAAACCAGCTTGCCGTACATCACACCCGGCGCCTCCTGGATGCCGACGTAGTTGCCCAACGATTTGGACATCTTCTTCACGCCATCCAAGCCTTCGAGCAATGGCATAGTCAGAATGCACTGAGCCTCCTGCCCGTAACCACGCTGCAGCTCACGCCCCATCAGCAGGTTGAACTTCTGGTCGGTGCCGCCCAACTCGACATCCGCGCGCAAGGCGACCGAGTCGTAACCCTGAACCAGCGGATAGAGGAACTCGTGAATGGCGATTGGCTGATTGGTCGTGTATCGCTTGTCGAAGTCGTCACGCTCGAGCATGCGTGCAACGGTGTACTGCGATGTCAGGCGTATGAAGTCGGCCGGCCCCATCTGGTCCATCCAGGTGGAGTTGAACGCCACTTCGGTTTTCGCCGGATCAAGAATCTTGAAGACTTGAGTCTTGTAGGTCTCGGCATTCTCGAGAACCTGCTCACGGGTAAGCGGTGGACGCGTTGCGCTCTTGCCGCTCGGATCACCGATCATCCCGGTGAAGTCACCTATAAGGAAGATCACCTGATGCCCCAGCTCCTGGAACTGACGCAGCTTATTAATAAGCACGGTGTGACCCAGGTGCAAATCCGGCGCAGTCGGATCGAAGCCTGCCTTAATACGCAGCGGCTGGCCACGCTTGAGCTTTTCGATCAGCTCGGACTCGACCAACAGTTCTTCCGCACCACGTTTGATCAGCGCTAGCTGCTCTTCAACCGACTTCATAACAGACCCGCAAGGCTCGAATTCAAAGGGGACCAACCATACAAGATCACGCGTCAAATACAAAGTTTGGCCGGCGCAATGACGCCAATCCGCTGGCAGAGTGACCACGGACTTGCTTCAGAGATGATTTGGTTATATTTTATACAGTTATTTCATCTTCATCATGTCATTCATCTTTTCCAATTCATCTTTTTTCAAAGTCAAAATTACCTATGACCAAAGAATCGTCTAAAGCGCCACCGCTTTACCCGAAGACCCACCTGCTCGCAGCAAGTGGCATCGCCGCCCTTCTGAGCCTGGCGCTTCTGGTATTTCCTTCCAGTGATGTAGAAGCCAAAAAGACGACCCTGAGTCTTGAACTGGATAGCCCTGCTGAACAACTGACACAAGATCAAGACGCTGCCGACGCGGTCCAAGCCACAAATGAACCGGCAACTTCCCCTTTCGCGCAGATCGAAAGCAGCGCCGAAGACACCCCGGAAACCGCTCAGGCCGCACCTGCGCCGGTTGTCGAAGAAAAGAAGGCACCCAATCACAGGGAAGTGATCGTCGCCAAAGGCGACACGCTCTCTACCCTGTTCGAGAAAGTCGGTCTTCCAGCCGCGTCGGTGCATGAAGTACTGGCCAGCGACAAGCAGGCCAAGCAGTTCAGCCAGCTCAAACATGGCCAGAAACTCGAGTTTGAACTGAACCCAGAAGGCCAGCTAATCAACCTGCATAGCAAGGTCAGCGACCTCGAAAGCATCACACTGACCAAGAATGACAAGGGTTATGCATTCAACAGAATTACCGCCAAGCCTACTGTGCGTTCTGCCTACGTTCATGGCGTGATCAACAGCTCGCTGTCGCAATCCGCCGCTCGCGCCGGCCTGTCCCACAGCCTGACCATGGATATGGCCAGCGTGTTTGGCTATGACGTCGACTTCGCCCAGGATATTCGCCAGGGTGACGAATTCGACGTGATCTACGAACAGAAAGTCGTCAATGGCAAGGCCGTCGGTAACGGGCCGATCCTCTCTGCGCGCTTTACCAACCGCGGCAAGACCTACACCGCCGTGCGTTACACCAACAAACAAGGCAACAGCAGCTACTACACCGCTGACGGCAACAGCATGCGCAAGGCGTTTATTCGCACGCCGGTAGACTTCGCCCGCATCAGCTCCAAGTTTTCCATGGGCCGCAAGCACCCGATCCTGAACAAGATCCGCGCCCACAAAGGTGTCGATTACGCAGCTCCTCGCGGCACGCCAATCAAGGCGGCCGGCGACGGCAAAGTGTTGTTGGCCGGTCGCCGCGGCGGCTACGGCAATACCGTGATCATTCAACACGGCAACACCTATCGCACGCTGTATGGCCACATGCAGGGATTTGCCAAAGGCGTCCAGACCGGTAGCTCTGTAAAGCAGGGTCAAGTCATTGGCTACATCGGCACCACTGGTCTGTCTACTGGCCCGCACCTGCACTACGAGTTCCAGGTCAATGGTGTGCACGTCGATCCGCTGGGTCAAAAGGTGGCGATGGCCGATCCGATTTCCAAAGCAGAACGCGCTCGCTTCCTCGCGCAGAGTCAGCCGCTGATGGCGCGCATGGACCAAGAGAAGTCCACCCAACTGGCTTCGAGCAAGCGCTAAGCCATGACGCTCTATATAGGTGTGATGTCCGGTACCAGCCTCGACGGCCTGGACATCGCGCTGGTCGAGGTGGCACCGGCGATCAAGCTGATCGCCACGCACTACATCCCCATGCCTGACTCCCTGCGCACTGAGCTGCTTGGCTTGTGCTCCAGCGGCCCGGACGAAATTGCCCGCTCAGCCATTGCGCAGCAGAACTGGGTAAAGCTGGCGGCGCAGGGCATTCATACCCTTCTTGATCAACAAAACCTGAAACCCGAAGACATTCGCGCGATTGGCAGCCACGGCCAGACCATTCGCCACGAACCGGCGCGCGGCTTCACGGTGCAAATCGGCAACCCTGCCCTGCTGACCGAATTGACCGGCATCACCGTGGTCAGCGACTTCCGCAGTCGCGACGTTGCGGCTGGCGGGCAAGGTGCACCATTGGTTCCAGCGTTTCACGAAACGCTATTTGAAGAACAGGCCGGCAACCGCGCGGTACTGAATGTTGGCGGCTTCAGCAACCTCAGCCTGATCGAGCCCGGCAAACCTGTGGCGGGCTTCGACTGCGGCCCGGGGAACGTGTTGCTGGACGCCTGGATTCATCAGCAACGCGGCGAGAACTTTGATCGCGACGGTCAATGGGCCGCCAGCGGCAAGGTCGAACCTGCCCTGCTGAAAGCGCTACTCGGCGATCCATTCTTCGTGACTAAAGGCCCGAAAAGTACTGGTCGTGAAGTGTTCAACTTGCCATGGCTGACACAGCACCTGTCAAAACTGCCGGCCTTCGCCGCCGAAGACGTGCAAGCAACGCTGCTTGAGCTGACCGCACTGACCATCACCGAATCACTGCAAAGCGCTCAATCAGATACCCGGGAGTTGCTGGTCTGCGGCGGCGGCGCACACAACGCCACATTGATGAACCGCCTGGCCAGCCTGCTGCCTGACGCCAAAGTCAGCAGCACAGCCACTCACGGCGTTGACCCCGACTGGGTAGAGGCCATGGCCTTCGCGTGGCTGGCCCACTGCTGCCTCGAAGGCATCGCCGCCAACCGCCCAAGCGTCACCGGCGCCCGCGGCCTGCGCGTACTCGGCGCCATCTACCCCGCCTGAAGCAGAATCCCGGACAGCAAAACGCCGCAGGCCCCTGAGGTCCTGCGGCGTTTGTTTATGCGGTAAGCGCGATCAGATCGAGAACGAAGAGCCGCAGCCACACGTGGTGGTAGCGTTCGGGTTCTTGATGACGAAACGCGAACCTTCCAGACCTTCCTGGTAATCCACCTCGGCGCCTGCCAGGTACTGGAAGCTCATCGGATCGACGACCAGACTCACACCCTCGCGCTCGACGATGGTGTCGTCATCAGCCACTTCTTCATCGAAGGTAAAGCCGTACTGAAAACCTGAACAACCGCCGCCCGTAACGAATACGCGCAGCTTCAAGCGATCATTCCCCTCTTCATCGACCAGGCTCTTCACCTTGTGCGCGGCACCGTGGGTGAATTGCAAAGCCGTGGGGGTGAAGGATTCGACGCTCATGCTAACTATCTCCCGGCGTTACGCCGCCATAATGCGTGATGACGCGCATTATCCGCTTCTCCTAGAAAATCGGTCAACTATTGTTACGGTATATCAATAAACCCGATTGCCGGCCAGAAATGCAAAAAGGCCCGTTTGACGGGCCTTTTTGCTGAGCGGGCTCTAAAGCCTTACGGCAGCATGCCGGCGTGGGACAGGCCCAGACGCTCATCCAGCCCAAACAGGATGTTCAGGTTCTGCACTGCCTGACCTGACGCGCCTTTGACCAGGTTATCGATCACCGACAACACCACCACCAGATCACCGTCCTGCGGACGATGCACGGCGATACGGCAGACGTTGGCGCCGCGCACGCTGCGGGTTTCCGGGTGGCTGCCTGCTGGCATCACATCAACGAACGGTTCGTTGGCATAACGCTTTTCAAACAGCGCCTGCAGATCCACCGAGCGATCCACGACCGTCGCGTAGAGCGTCGAGTGAATGCCGCGAATCATCGGGGTCAGGTGCGGAACGAAGGTCAGCCCGACGTCCTTGCCTGCAGCACGACGCAGCCCCTGGCGAATTTCCGGCAAGTGACGGTGACCTTTGACGGCATAGGCCTTCATGCTTTCCGATGTCTCGGAGTACAGCGAACCTACGGAAGCGCCACGACCGGCACCGCTCACGCCGGATTTGCAGTCAGCGATCAAGCGAGTGGTATCGGCCAGGCCAGCTTCGAGCAATGGCAGGAAACCCAGTTGCGTAGCGGTCGGGTAGCAACCTGGCACGGCAATCAGGCGAGCCTTTTTGATCTGCTCGCGATTGACCTCCGGCAAGCCGTAGACCGCTTCATCCAGCAGTTCCGGCGCACCGTGAGGCTGGCCGTACCACTTGGCCCATTCGTCAGCGTCTTGCAGACGGAAGTCCGCCGACAGGTCGATGACCTTGGTCCCGGCCGCCAGCAGTTCACCGGCCAGCGCGTGGGCGACACCGTGAGGCGTGGCGAAGAACACCACGTCGCAGGCGCCCAGGGTCTTGATGTCCGGAACGCTGAACGCCAGGCCATCGTAATGACCGCGCAGGTTCGGGTACATATCAGCCACGGCCAGACCGGCCTCGGATCGGGAAGTGATCACCACCACTTCTGCCTGCGGATGCTGTGCCAACAGACGCAGCAGTTCGACACCGGTGTAACCCGTGCCGCCGACGATACCGACCTTGACCATAAACCTGCCCTCAACGAACCCACTGGAAAGCCGTCGATAATAGGGCCCGTATCGTCCTGCGACAACCGGCAAGGTGACGTGCGGACGCTCTACCCTCTACTATCTTTGCCACCGTGAACCTGGGAATAACTAAAAATGCTTTATCTGTGGCTCAAAGCGCTTCACATCATCAGCATGGTCTGCTGGTTTGCCGGCCTGTTTTACTTGCCGCGCCTGTTCGTCTATCACGCCCAAAGCGAAGACACTGTCAGCAAAGAACGCTTCAGCCTGATGGAGCGCAAGCTGTACCGCGGCATCATGGGGCCGGCGATGATCGCCACACTGATTTTCGGCATCGCGCTGATCGGCCTGAACCCGGCCATCTTCAGTCAGGGTGCCTGGATTCACGCCAAGTTGACGCTGGTGGTAATCCTGATCGGATATCACCACATGTGCGGCGCGCAGGTGAAACGTTTTGCCCGTGGCGAGAACACCCGCAGCCATGTCTTTTATCGCTGGTTCAATGAAGTACCGGTTCTGATATTGCTGGCTATCGTAATTCTGGTCGTCGTTCGGCCGTTCTAACTTCAATCAGCACCACTCATCGGGGTACTTCCAATGTCGCTGCCCGCTTTGCTCGAACAACGTTTGCGTCTGCCCGTCGTGGCGGCGCCGATGTTCCTGATTTCCAATCCACAATTGGTACTCGCCTGCTGCCGTAATGGCGTGGTGGGCAGCTTCCCCGCGCTGAACCAGCGTGAGAGCAGCGGCTTCAAGTCCTGGCTGGAAGAGATCGAAGCTGGGTTGGCGACACTGGAGAACCCGGCGCCTTACGCGGTGAACCTGATCGTCCACAACAGCAATCCAAGGCTGCAAGCGGACCTGGACATCTGCATCGAGCACAAGGTGCCGATCGTGATCACCAGCCTCGGCGCCGTGAAAGAACTGGTCGATGCCGTTCACAGCTATGGAGGCC
This genomic window contains:
- a CDS encoding peptidoglycan DD-metalloendopeptidase family protein, whose translation is MTKESSKAPPLYPKTHLLAASGIAALLSLALLVFPSSDVEAKKTTLSLELDSPAEQLTQDQDAADAVQATNEPATSPFAQIESSAEDTPETAQAAPAPVVEEKKAPNHREVIVAKGDTLSTLFEKVGLPAASVHEVLASDKQAKQFSQLKHGQKLEFELNPEGQLINLHSKVSDLESITLTKNDKGYAFNRITAKPTVRSAYVHGVINSSLSQSAARAGLSHSLTMDMASVFGYDVDFAQDIRQGDEFDVIYEQKVVNGKAVGNGPILSARFTNRGKTYTAVRYTNKQGNSSYYTADGNSMRKAFIRTPVDFARISSKFSMGRKHPILNKIRAHKGVDYAAPRGTPIKAAGDGKVLLAGRRGGYGNTVIIQHGNTYRTLYGHMQGFAKGVQTGSSVKQGQVIGYIGTTGLSTGPHLHYEFQVNGVHVDPLGQKVAMADPISKAERARFLAQSQPLMARMDQEKSTQLASSKR
- the argC gene encoding N-acetyl-gamma-glutamyl-phosphate reductase encodes the protein MVKVGIVGGTGYTGVELLRLLAQHPQAEVVVITSRSEAGLAVADMYPNLRGHYDGLAFSVPDIKTLGACDVVFFATPHGVAHALAGELLAAGTKVIDLSADFRLQDADEWAKWYGQPHGAPELLDEAVYGLPEVNREQIKKARLIAVPGCYPTATQLGFLPLLEAGLADTTRLIADCKSGVSGAGRGASVGSLYSETSESMKAYAVKGHRHLPEIRQGLRRAAGKDVGLTFVPHLTPMIRGIHSTLYATVVDRSVDLQALFEKRYANEPFVDVMPAGSHPETRSVRGANVCRIAVHRPQDGDLVVVLSVIDNLVKGASGQAVQNLNILFGLDERLGLSHAGMLP
- a CDS encoding anhydro-N-acetylmuramic acid kinase, giving the protein MTLYIGVMSGTSLDGLDIALVEVAPAIKLIATHYIPMPDSLRTELLGLCSSGPDEIARSAIAQQNWVKLAAQGIHTLLDQQNLKPEDIRAIGSHGQTIRHEPARGFTVQIGNPALLTELTGITVVSDFRSRDVAAGGQGAPLVPAFHETLFEEQAGNRAVLNVGGFSNLSLIEPGKPVAGFDCGPGNVLLDAWIHQQRGENFDRDGQWAASGKVEPALLKALLGDPFFVTKGPKSTGREVFNLPWLTQHLSKLPAFAAEDVQATLLELTALTITESLQSAQSDTRELLVCGGGAHNATLMNRLASLLPDAKVSSTATHGVDPDWVEAMAFAWLAHCCLEGIAANRPSVTGARGLRVLGAIYPA
- the tyrS gene encoding tyrosine--tRNA ligase → MKSVEEQLALIKRGAEELLVESELIEKLKRGQPLRIKAGFDPTAPDLHLGHTVLINKLRQFQELGHQVIFLIGDFTGMIGDPSGKSATRPPLTREQVLENAETYKTQVFKILDPAKTEVAFNSTWMDQMGPADFIRLTSQYTVARMLERDDFDKRYTTNQPIAIHEFLYPLVQGYDSVALRADVELGGTDQKFNLLMGRELQRGYGQEAQCILTMPLLEGLDGVKKMSKSLGNYVGIQEAPGVMYGKLVSIPDALMWRYFELLSFRSMDEINAFRADVEAGANPRDIKIKLAEEIVARFHGEEAAANAHRAAGNRMKDGELPDDLPEIELTATEDMPIAAVLNKAGLVKNSAVARDLLNSGGVRIDGEVVDRTFIYALGATHVCQAGKKAFARISLKTE
- the erpA gene encoding iron-sulfur cluster insertion protein ErpA, with translation MSVESFTPTALQFTHGAAHKVKSLVDEEGNDRLKLRVFVTGGGCSGFQYGFTFDEEVADDDTIVEREGVSLVVDPMSFQYLAGAEVDYQEGLEGSRFVIKNPNATTTCGCGSSFSI
- the hemJ gene encoding protoporphyrinogen oxidase HemJ codes for the protein MLYLWLKALHIISMVCWFAGLFYLPRLFVYHAQSEDTVSKERFSLMERKLYRGIMGPAMIATLIFGIALIGLNPAIFSQGAWIHAKLTLVVILIGYHHMCGAQVKRFARGENTRSHVFYRWFNEVPVLILLAIVILVVVRPF